In Synechococcus sp. KORDI-100, a single window of DNA contains:
- the pseI gene encoding pseudaminic acid synthase: MKFPDSFSRQRTPFIVAELSANHSQNLEVAIKSVETAAKCGVDAIKLQTVDPDKITLNCDNEYFRIPNDSLWSKKTIYELEVETFLPKEWHEPLFKAAKNCGIHCFSSPFDVDSINFLESINCPAYKIASFEITDLQLIRKAAATKKPIIISTGIATLEEIQNAVNTCHDELNYNITLLKCTSSYPASYSECNLKAMKTLGTVFNCEYGLSDHTIGDSVPIAAAALGATFIEKHFMLNAKIESADSSFSMTAEDFKEMVKKIRQVSEALGSSSLYNIGGNAKQRFFSRSLFIIRPISKGEEFTSQNIASIRPGYGISPKHLESIFGQKASKNIERGTPLSWDLIENN; encoded by the coding sequence ATGAAATTTCCCGATTCATTTTCTCGCCAGCGGACTCCCTTTATAGTTGCTGAGTTATCCGCTAATCATTCTCAAAATCTTGAAGTGGCTATTAAAAGTGTAGAAACTGCCGCCAAGTGTGGAGTTGATGCTATAAAGTTACAGACAGTTGATCCTGACAAAATTACACTTAACTGTGATAATGAATATTTTAGAATACCGAATGATTCTTTGTGGTCAAAAAAGACAATATATGAATTAGAAGTTGAAACATTTTTACCAAAGGAATGGCATGAGCCTTTATTTAAAGCAGCAAAAAATTGCGGAATTCATTGTTTTTCTTCGCCTTTTGACGTTGATTCAATCAATTTTCTCGAATCAATTAATTGTCCAGCCTACAAGATTGCAAGTTTTGAAATAACTGATCTACAGCTAATACGAAAAGCTGCAGCAACAAAAAAACCAATTATAATTTCAACCGGAATTGCAACCCTAGAAGAAATTCAAAATGCAGTAAATACATGCCATGATGAATTAAATTATAATATAACACTGCTTAAATGTACTTCTTCATATCCTGCAAGTTATAGTGAATGTAATCTAAAAGCGATGAAGACGTTAGGAACGGTATTTAATTGTGAGTATGGATTATCCGATCATACTATTGGGGATTCTGTGCCAATAGCTGCTGCAGCCTTAGGAGCTACATTTATAGAAAAACATTTTATGCTCAACGCAAAAATAGAATCAGCCGATTCATCCTTCTCAATGACAGCGGAAGATTTTAAGGAAATGGTTAAAAAGATAAGACAAGTCTCAGAAGCATTGGGCTCTTCAAGTCTTTACAATATTGGTGGAAATGCAAAACAAAGATTTTTTTCGCGCTCACTTTTTATTATTAGGCCAATATCTAAGGGCGAGGAATTTACAAGCCAAAATATTGCATCTATTAGGCCTGGGTACGGAATATCGCCGAAACATTTAGAATCTATATTTGGACAAAAAGCTAGTAAAAATATTGAAAGAGGTACGCCATTATCTTGGGATTTAATTGAAAACAATTAG
- a CDS encoding alanine racemase, producing the protein MADYGSPLFCIDQAKLIENSLAFRNCFTKHWRKTTVNYSVKTNYNPWIVKTLNENGFPPEIISGFEIDLLEMLGITGKIIVNGPAKTSDELGQCIQRGHIIQVDNLDELSRILKKTNELDKSCEIALRIRPDNESWKRFGFDTNSENWMTALKHIDKSDYINLIGLHIHAGTSILDTNKYKQFANQMLSVAMSLPISLKYLNLGGGFPTESARLNNYKAEDWKVPKIEEYAEIICTALQPYLEKFKCRLFLEPGRALVDESVFLLSSIVSIEKNRIIIDAGKNILPSIQYRVHPIRNISENCNNRNVRVNEDKFDIFGPLCMGSDCLAEQVALQPPNMNDIFQIGSVGAYCESQSMSFIKYPPASVVLNGEKDFLVSSRKNLKSLFSNTIPDTK; encoded by the coding sequence TTGGCTGACTATGGATCGCCTCTTTTTTGTATCGATCAAGCAAAGTTAATTGAAAATTCTCTCGCGTTTAGAAATTGTTTTACAAAACATTGGCGAAAGACAACTGTAAATTACTCAGTAAAGACAAACTATAATCCATGGATAGTAAAAACCCTGAACGAAAATGGATTTCCACCTGAAATAATTAGTGGATTTGAAATTGATTTGCTTGAAATGCTAGGAATTACAGGTAAGATCATTGTAAATGGACCTGCCAAGACTTCAGATGAACTGGGCCAATGTATACAACGAGGGCACATAATACAGGTAGATAATTTGGATGAGTTGAGCCGTATTTTAAAAAAGACCAACGAGCTAGATAAAAGCTGCGAAATTGCACTAAGAATAAGACCAGACAATGAGTCATGGAAAAGATTTGGGTTTGACACTAATAGTGAAAATTGGATGACAGCCTTAAAGCATATAGATAAATCCGATTATATTAATCTAATTGGTTTACATATTCACGCCGGAACATCAATATTGGATACGAATAAATATAAACAATTTGCTAATCAAATGTTATCGGTGGCCATGTCATTACCAATCTCACTAAAATACCTAAATTTAGGTGGTGGTTTTCCTACGGAGTCGGCACGACTTAATAATTATAAAGCTGAGGACTGGAAAGTACCTAAGATCGAAGAGTATGCAGAAATTATCTGTACAGCATTACAGCCATATCTTGAAAAGTTTAAATGTAGACTTTTTCTTGAGCCTGGCCGAGCACTAGTAGATGAGTCAGTTTTTCTACTTTCGAGCATAGTAAGTATAGAAAAAAATAGAATAATAATAGACGCTGGCAAGAATATCTTGCCTTCGATTCAATATCGAGTGCACCCAATAAGAAATATCTCTGAAAACTGTAATAATCGAAATGTCCGAGTTAATGAGGACAAATTCGATATTTTCGGACCGCTGTGCATGGGATCTGATTGCCTTGCAGAACAGGTAGCTTTACAACCCCCCAATATGAATGACATTTTCCAGATTGGCTCAGTTGGAGCATATTGTGAATCTCAATCTATGTCATTTATAAAATATCCCCCTGCATCAGTTGTTTTAAACGGCGAGAAAGACTTCTTAGTTTCTTCTCGGAAAAACTTGAAAAGCTTATTTTCCAACACAATTCCTGATACAAAATGA
- a CDS encoding ATP-grasp domain-containing protein encodes MSPIDSNLLEKRYPVQFAHEKPEQYSSEILRIVSIEKIDYLLILSDVEAYALTTSEMKNQLSRLNCKCLLPSHSFIELCSSKHRFFDNWLLNCATKDKHVLIESNKALIRASKLYGYPSRMFIIKPSRASGSRGVYLVDANSDSQVTLLGLANNRISLEMLIRMNIEWKELDFIGMPYYPGKDYNIDVLCYEGRVLYSLIQERLKPNFGAIVEAKIVDDIKIRNLINSFIEKYKVSGMINIECAKDNEGKPKIYEVNPRPSAALAFSYAFSVDIIGELINIVNNKPNFNLPIANEGAIIKRVSKEICEYNL; translated from the coding sequence TTGAGTCCTATTGATTCTAACCTTCTTGAAAAAAGGTATCCGGTTCAATTCGCTCATGAAAAGCCAGAGCAATACTCATCCGAAATTCTAAGAATTGTTAGTATAGAAAAGATTGATTATCTACTTATTTTATCAGATGTTGAGGCTTATGCATTAACCACTAGTGAAATGAAAAATCAACTATCAAGACTAAACTGTAAATGCTTGCTGCCTAGTCATTCGTTTATCGAGTTATGCAGTTCAAAGCATAGATTTTTCGATAATTGGCTACTTAATTGTGCCACGAAAGATAAACATGTATTAATAGAATCGAACAAAGCATTAATTAGAGCATCAAAGTTGTATGGATACCCATCCAGAATGTTTATCATCAAGCCTTCGCGTGCTTCTGGTTCAAGAGGAGTTTATTTAGTAGATGCAAATTCAGACTCTCAAGTAACATTACTTGGACTGGCCAATAATCGCATTTCACTTGAAATGCTGATAAGGATGAACATAGAATGGAAAGAACTAGATTTTATTGGCATGCCATATTACCCGGGTAAGGATTATAACATTGATGTTCTCTGCTACGAAGGAAGGGTTTTATACTCGCTAATACAGGAAAGATTGAAACCTAATTTCGGAGCGATTGTCGAAGCCAAAATTGTAGATGACATAAAGATTAGAAATTTGATTAATTCATTCATTGAGAAGTACAAAGTAAGCGGGATGATAAATATTGAATGTGCAAAAGATAATGAGGGCAAACCGAAAATATATGAGGTTAATCCACGACCATCTGCTGCGCTCGCATTTTCATATGCATTTTCAGTTGATATCATCGGAGAATTGATCAATATTGTAAATAATAAGCCAAACTTTAATTTACCGATAGCAAACGAGGGTGCTATAATAAAGAGGGTTTCCAAAGAGATCTGTGAATATAACTTATGA
- a CDS encoding phytanoyl-CoA dioxygenase family protein, with amino-acid sequence MENTKLTKRLKELGISDLEFNIYKKEYYENFKNNKTTEQVHLQLLKRYCESGGEVQEILHRLFHGNRLNIVNQISLKSKRWSLTSEEFTSTIHQIVDEGYALFPRRLTSATIKELNDFANQCKHTFMIKNKANQEIVYKEGYLYETPEGTITAEADLKSVETHNPVQDLISDSVLKSIVSMSLGAPVKATRISLWNTYQSTEEEGEAAQKFHFDLDGLRWLKIFIFLTSVGPNNGPHMYIPRSHWPSSKHLMEQIMTSKGYSRYDDSEIEKFYAREDWKTLICNQGEIVIADTRCWHKGTRVKNGFRRVLQPLYTANTFCQNLTTA; translated from the coding sequence ATGGAAAATACAAAATTAACTAAACGCCTAAAAGAACTGGGCATCAGTGATCTTGAATTCAACATCTACAAGAAAGAATATTATGAAAACTTCAAAAATAACAAAACTACTGAACAAGTTCATCTTCAGTTACTAAAAAGGTATTGTGAAAGTGGTGGCGAAGTTCAAGAAATCCTTCATAGATTGTTTCATGGAAATCGACTTAATATTGTTAATCAAATTTCGTTGAAGTCAAAAAGATGGTCACTAACATCTGAAGAATTCACATCCACAATCCATCAGATAGTCGATGAAGGATACGCATTATTTCCCCGAAGGTTGACAAGCGCTACAATCAAGGAACTTAATGATTTCGCCAACCAATGCAAACATACATTTATGATCAAAAATAAGGCAAACCAAGAAATTGTTTATAAAGAAGGATATCTATATGAAACACCAGAAGGGACTATTACGGCTGAGGCAGACTTGAAATCGGTTGAAACGCATAATCCAGTCCAAGACTTAATCTCGGATAGTGTCCTGAAAAGTATTGTATCGATGAGCCTGGGGGCACCTGTTAAAGCTACAAGGATATCCTTATGGAACACTTATCAATCAACCGAGGAAGAAGGGGAAGCAGCACAAAAGTTTCATTTTGATCTAGATGGCTTAAGATGGCTAAAGATATTTATCTTTCTAACAAGTGTAGGACCTAATAATGGACCACATATGTACATACCAAGGTCTCACTGGCCGAGCTCCAAACATTTAATGGAGCAAATAATGACTTCAAAGGGTTATTCGAGGTATGACGACTCAGAGATTGAAAAATTTTATGCTCGTGAAGACTGGAAGACACTTATTTGTAACCAAGGGGAAATCGTTATTGCAGATACACGGTGTTGGCATAAAGGGACACGCGTTAAGAATGGCTTTAGAAGAGTATTGCAACCTCTATACACTGCTAACACCTTTTGTCAGAACCTTACAACGGCATAA